A genomic stretch from Kogia breviceps isolate mKogBre1 chromosome 1, mKogBre1 haplotype 1, whole genome shotgun sequence includes:
- the APOBEC4 gene encoding LOW QUALITY PROTEIN: putative C->U-editing enzyme APOBEC-4 (The sequence of the model RefSeq protein was modified relative to this genomic sequence to represent the inferred CDS: inserted 2 bases in 2 codons; substituted 1 base at 1 genomic stop codon): MEPLYEEYLANRGTIVKPYYWLRFSLDCSNCPYRIRMGEEARVPYTEFYQXFGFPYGPTYPQTKHLTFYELKTSSGSLVQKGHASSFTGNDTHPESMLFEMNGYFDSAIHNNDGIRPATPPCNEANHCCISKMYNSLVMYPDVTLSIYFSQLYHTEAEFPASAWNREALRSLASLWPQVTLSPISGGIWHSLLNNFVSGMLGVTVFQPVLTGRALADRHNAXEINAIPGVKPYFTNILAQAKENQNIKAQAALEGYHLNNVFPRQXFQVTSGQLQPNLTLDPRVPVIFVLVPFRNLPPIHVGQNLHKPRNIVKHLNMPQISFQETNDLRMPPIVMPVERVEITEQFASSKEADEKKKKKGKN; the protein is encoded by the exons ATGGAGCCCTTATATGAGGAATACCTAGCCAATCGTGGAACCATAGTAAAACCTTATTACTGGCTGAGATTCTCTCTCGATTGCTCTAATTGTCCTTACCGTATTCGGATGGGTGAAGAAGCAAGAGTTCCCTACACAGAATTTTATC ATTTTGGATTCCCTTATGGACCCACATATCCTCAAACAAAACACCTCACATTCTATGAACTAAAAACTTCTTCTGGAAGCCTGGTGCAAAAGGGCCACGCTAGCAGTTTCACTGGGAATGATACCCATCCGGAATCAATGTTATTTGAGATGAATGGTTACTTTGACTCTGCCATACACAATAACGACGGCATCAGGCCAGCAACTCCCCCTTGCAATGAAGCTAACCACTGCTGCATCAGCAAAATGTATAATTCCCTGGTAATGTATCCAGACGTCACTCTTAGTATTTACTTTTCTCAGCTCTATCATACTGAGGCTGAATTTCCTGCCTCGGCGTGGAACCGCGAAGCTCTGCGGAGCCTGGCCAGTTTATGGCCGCAGGTCACTTTGAGCCCAATAAGTGGTGGGATTTGGCATTCTCTCCTCAACAACTTTGTGAGTGGTATGTTGGGAGTGACTGTTTTCCAGCCCGTTTTAACCGGGAGAGCACTGGCAGACAGGCACAATGCATAGGAAATCAATGCCATACCAGGGGTGAAACCCTATTTCACCAATATTCTTGCCCAGGCAAAAGAGAATCAGAACATAAAAGCTCAGGCAGCTTTAGAGGGCTACCACTTAAACAATGTCTTTCCCAGAC CTTTTCAAGTGACAAGTGGACAACTGCAACCCAATCTGACCCTAGACCCCAGGGTTCCTGTCATTTTCGTACTGGTTCCTTTCAGAAACCTACCACCAATCCATGTAGGACAAAACCTACATAAACCCAGGAATATCGTAAAGCACTTAAATATGCCTCAAATATCATTCCAGGAAACCAATGATCTCAGAATGCCTCCCATTGTAATGCCAGTGGAGAGAGTAGAAATCACGGAACAGTTTGCTAGTAGCAAAGAGGCagatgaaaagaagaagaagaaagggaaaaattaa